Sequence from the Gloeocapsopsis dulcis genome:
TTGTTGCTCGCGATACAAGTAACACAATTGCTGGTCGCAGCCGTTTTCCTCCGGCTCCAAACAAGTGCTTTGCCGCTGCGAAGAGCTTGGGGTGGCGCTTACCTACTAACTGAACTAAGTTTTCTGACAGTATTTGTAGGTCTGCTTCAATTGGGGAGAAAAGAAAGGTGGCTGAGGTCATGTATAAGCCGACTCAAGCTTTAGTTAAGAAAATTTACATAATCTATACTCATTTTAAGCTAAGCCTTGGCATGGGGGAAGTTTTATGAGGAAATCAGCAGAAATTGTATAGAGGGCTAGGGGTGAGGGGTGAGGGGTGAGTGATTAGTTTTGAGTTTTGAATTGTTCGCGCAGCGTGCCGGAGGCATTTATTGAAGAATTTTCTCAACTCAACACTCATAACTTATAACTCTCCTAGCTTCCTCAACTCCCCTGCACCACTGCACTCCTGCTCTTCCCGTGCCACGCTGACAGCTTCAACAGTCGGAGTGTAGCCCAACCATTGTAAGGAAGACTGGGCAAACTGTTGCGGACAACCAGTAACACAAAAGCGGGTTGGTGATGGAGGATGCGTATTGCTTAATCTTAATAATTCAAGTTCTCTAGCAGTAGCGGCGACGACATACTCAGCAGGGTCAATAAGTTTTACAGACTGTGGTAAGAGCGATCGCAGTACTGGCGCTAGATGAGGATAATGCGTACAGCCGTACACCAAAGTATCAATGCGCTGCTGTAATAAGAAAGTTAAATATTGACGTGCAACCTCTTTTGTATAAGGGTCATAAATGCGATTTTGCTCAATAAGGGGTACAAATTCAGGACAACCGACTTGCCAAACTTGGACACTCGGATCAATTTCTAACATTGCCCCTTGATAGGCATTACTTGCTGCAGTTGCTGGAGTCGCAATCACACCAATCCGTTTACCTTGCTGCACCGCTGCTTTCGCCCCTGGCAAAATCAAATCGATAATCGGGATAGGAAATTCCTTCTGCACAATATTGAGTGCTAGCGCCGAACTTGTATTACAAGCCGTAACTACCATTTTGACTCGTTGCTGAAGCATCCAGGTGAGGATTTCGCGCATGAATTGGACAATTTCACCTGGCGAACGAGTGCCATAAGGAACTCGCGCTGTATCGCCAAGATAAATAATAGATTCTTGCGGTAGTTGTCGGTAAAGCTGACGTAGCACCGTCAGACCACCTAAGCCACTGTCAAAAATGCCAATCGGAGCGTTTTGTACTTGAGGGGCATACAAGAGGGACAAAGCAGAAGTATCAGCCACAGGTTGTTAACTACATTAAACGAAGCACAGATCCTGAGTATGAATTTTGGCATAAAACACCAAATTCACCAAAAATAACATAACTATCGCCCAAGATACTGCAAAATTCCGCGTGCGATCGCCTCTGCCATTTGTGTCTGGTAAGCAGCAGTTCGCAGTCTGGGATTATCTTCACGACCAGTGACATAACCAATTTCAACAAGAACCGAAGGCATAGAAGATTTGCGTAACACATAAAATCTAGCCCGTCGCACTCCGCGATCGCGAATAGTTACACGTTGCAAAATGTTGCGATGAATCACCTGTGCTAAACGTTGACCACTAGAGAAATAGTATGTCTCTAACCCATTGACATCAGGACGACTTAGCCCCATCGAATTCGCATGGATACTCACGAAAACATCGGCATTGGCGCGTTCGGCGATCGCTACGCGAGGAGCTAAGTCTACAAAGTAATCCAAATCGCGTGTCATGACGACTTTTATGCCTTCTTTTTCCAAAATGGCAGCAATTTGTTTAGATATCGGTAAAATGACCTGCTTTTCTTGTAGTCCACCAATTCCAATTGCTCCAGGGTCTTTACCACCGTGTCCTGGATCGATAACTACCACAGGACGCTGTTTAGGAGGATTAGGATTAGCGGGAGGTGTAGCTGGTTGCGGTGGTGTAGTTGCTTGAGGAACTGGTACGGGAACAGGTTGCGACCCAGGTGGCGGTGTCTGAGCATTCGCGGGGGGCAGTAAGATTGAGTTGGCACGGGAAAGTTGTAAAGCGAGTACGTCCTGTCCTGGTTGATTGAGTTCTCCAATCCGAATTCCTGTTGCAGGTTGTACCCAAATGGCAACAGTGCGCGGATCAGCTTGCTGCAAACGCACGCGCAGTACAGGACTATTAGAAGTCAACGCTGGTCCTCTAACGTTACTTGCTAACTGCGCATTGGGAATCGTAATGCGATACAGTCCAGTAGAACGATCCCAACCACCCGAATAGTTGACCTTTTGACTTGCACGAATCAACAATTGGGCACCATTAATCGTCAGTTCTGCGGCATGAATTGTTGCCAAACCTGACGACGAGGGTGTGTTTGTAGTCGTGTTTTGAGTCAGGGTATTCACAACAGTATTAGCAGGACTTCTTCCCTGTGGAAGCACTACCAAACCACCAAAACGACTCACTGTTGCTTGCCAATCAGGTCCATTTCTGTCAACCCGCATCGTCATCCGAGTCACGGGAGGCGAATTTTGAACTTGATTCAGTTGAACACGGCTGACACCATAGCGATTAACTGTCACTGTGGGCTTTTTGCTCAACTGTGGTGCTAGCGAAGCACCGACTAAATCGATATCAATCGTACTGCGATCGCTGCTGCGATTCACTTTAATCTGAGGAGTTCCGCCGCCACGGGTTCGGACAAACAGCCCGTCTGCTGTCACTTGAATATTTTCTACTTGTACTGTTGCAGTTGTCGACTGTGGAACGACGGAATTGGTGTTTGGACTACTGCTACCTGGCACAATGGCTGATAGCGATGGTTGTGCTGTTGTAGATAATGGTGTTAGTGGTGGGCTAACCGCAACTCTTTCAGGCTGTGGTAACTGTACTGTCCATTGACTTGGTGTTGCCCCTTCAAATTTCACCTTTTCAGGATCGAGCTTGTAACCAGGACTTAACTCAATTACTACACGAGCCGTCTGTTCGTCAAATTGACCAACTCTGATACTGCGAATTGTACCGCCAAGCTCTTGTTTTACCGTGGGACGATCTAGTTTGGTTCCTGGCAAATCGATCACTAATCGCATGGGATTAAAGATGAGTTGTGCTTTCGGCTGAACAGCACCATCCGTCTTGAAGTCCAACCGATTGCGATTAGCATCAAAGTTCCACGATTGAAGTTTCGCCGCCTCTGCGGGAGACGATAACAGAAAAATGCTTAAAGTACTGGGTAGTAGCCAGTGAAATCTCACAATGCTTTCTCCTAATTCATCGCATTCATTTCGTGCAGTCTACGTCTCCTTTATCTGCTCCTTATTCACTCCATCACACATTGATATATCTAGTAGCCGCCCTTGAGTATACCTGAGGATAAGTACACAACGTATATAGGGCGATAAAACCCACTTCACGATTTGAGAGCAGTGAGCTAGAGAAACTCAATCTTGACTCAAAGGCGACATACCTAAGTCGCAAACCACAATCAACAGTAGCTAGCTCCAAGTAAAATGAATGGTACAACCGTGACTGTAAGGCTGAGATTTCGTCTTGATTGAGCTGAAGTTTTGAGATGCATCCTTGGTTGCTGATAAGGTTACTGATACTGAAATCGACCTCTAGTCTCAACTTTGGTGGCAAAATCCAGCCTAGGTTGAGAATTTTAGTTCAGCAAATTTATTAAATCTGCGGACGGAGATTGAGAGATTTAAGTTTCCGCTGTAGCCTACAATTTGAACTGAAAATAAACTTGGAATAAATTTAACTTCAGATTTGTCTAAAATCAATTACTTATTCAGCTCAATTGCAAGCTATTTGCCAAAAATCCTTTTTGAGTTCGGGTAAGTGGAAAAAAATCTCGGCTTGCTACTGAATCTTGACAGCCCATATCTACTGCGCAGCTAGCTGATGCAGTGCTAAAAACTGAGATTTTTGTAAATGCTAGACAGCTTTATCAATGTAAAGCGGCTTTTGACTATATGACTAGCAGCAAATATATTAACAGAGTTAGGAGTAGAAAGTAATCATAGATGTTGGCAAAATAAAACTGAAAATATTTATCTTGAGGAAAACTAGGTTAGGTTACGCTTGGATTTAATTGCTAGCTGACTAAACTGCAAACTGACCTCTGCTATTTGATTAATGTAGGAAAGCTGATTCTTGATTCTCGATCTCTAGTGGAGTTTTCACTATAGTTATCAGGTTCTACTTATTACAAAAGACTTCATTTCTGTTATCATCCTCCTTATCCATGCAACTGCAAACTTGCCACAAACGCTAGCGAGTATTCAACCGAATCGCGATCCAGAAATGATTGTTGCAGATGGCGGTAGTTACAATGCTACAGTTGGGATTGTGCAATCATTCGGTGCTAAAGTCTTCTCGGTGGCTGCTGCGAATCGTGCCTGTCGAATGAATTATGAAAGATAAGGACGCATTGCGCTGATCTTAATTTCTGCGATCGCTTCAGCACTTTGCTGGTTCAAGTTAGGAGTGCGGCAAACAAAAATTATTAACCAATCCGCTATTTTCTAAAAATGCCAACTTAGCAAATTGCTCAATCATATCATCAAAATAACGGTTTTAGCACTATATTTTGACATAATTAAGTTCTGTTTTTATGTCATCTTTACTAATATTAATTTCTGTCCATACAACTTGTCATTGAAAAATAATTTCTTGACAACCAAATTGAAGATAAAATACTTTCCTAACGTTCGCGCCCTAAACCTTACGCTAAAAAAACAATGAAAGCACTTAATAACAACATATTAGTTTCTGTGCTAGCATCCCGAACCCTGAAAATAGTAGGGATTATCCTAATTTTGGCTTTTCTACTCGATTTTGTAATGTTGTTATTTCCATTTCGAGCACAAACTCAAGAATGGCAAATCAACTTTGCAACTCAAATTATCGACCGTGGAACAATTCCTATGGTAGGAACAGCCTTGCTCTTAGCTGGTTATTGGATAGAAAATATTGTTACAGATTCCTCTTTGAGCCGCCAATCAGGACTTAACTTAAGATTTCTAGTACTAGTGTTGGCAAGTCTATTGGGGCTACTCTTTCTGCTACTTGCTCCTCTGCATATTAATAATATTTTACAAGCAAGATCAGAAGCGATCGCGCGCATCAGTCAAGAAGTATCGCAAGCTGAGACACAATTGCAAACTCAAATTGCCGCGCAGCGAACCCAAATCCGCACTCAGATTTCCGCTATTTTGCAAGACGAACAGCAGGTAGAGGCTGCACTCCAAAGCCCACAAGTTCCAGAACAAATTAGAAATATCCTCCAACAGGCAAGAGAAAATCCTCAAGCCCTAGATCAAATCATCGACCAACAACTCAACGCTGAGGCTCTGCGCAATCAAGCCTTAGAGCAGATTCAGCAACGTAGACAAGAAGTTGAACAACGCGCTCAAGAACAAGTTCAAGCGGGGATCGGTAGTGGTATTCGTAGTTTACTGCTATCTATTGGTTACATCCTCATTGGTTGGACAGGGTTGAGAAATATGAACTCGCTGCCACCAGAACGCCCTAACTACACCGACTACTGAGGAAAAGGTAATATGAAGCAATCCATGACTTGATTCTCAGTGCTACACTGATTGCAATAAATCTTTACAGCTTTTTAAACAATACAATAGGATATACAACCAATTGCAATGTTGATGAATGTAAGGAGCAGTAAAAGTATAAATCAATGACTATCAATACATGACACAACAGTTGCGGCAAGCGTGTCGCAGCCTAAATTAGTCAACCACAACTAAAGATATCAAAAGTCAAGCGCCAGTTACAAGGAGAGTGGGCGATTTGTGTTTGAACGCCTTAAACAAGATTTAAAAAATGACTTAATAGCAGGGTTGTTAGTAGTCATTCCCCTAGCTACCACAATATGGCTAACAGTTACCATTGCCACTTGGGTTATTGACTTTCTCACACAAATTCCTAGGCAACTAAACCCTTTCGATAGTATGCATCCACTTTTAGTGGATTTATTGAGTCTAGCAGTAGGGTTCACTGTACCTTTACTTAGTATTCTGCTCATCGGTTTGATGGCACGTAATATTGCCGGAAGGTGGTTGCTTGATGTGGGAGAACAACTATTACAAGCAATTCCTTTAGCAGGCTCAGTATACAAAACTCTCAAACAGTTACTAGAAACTTTGCTCAGAGATACCAACGGCAAGTTTCGCCGCGTCATTCTAGTAGAGTATCCCCGTAAAGGAATGTGGGTCATTGCATTTGTGACAGGCACAATCAGCAATGATATCCAGTCGCAATTGCAGCGTCCGGTGTTAAGTATTTTTATTCCTACAACTCCAAACCCGACAACCGGCTGGTATGCAATTGTTCCTGAAGATGAAGTCATTAACTTAAAAATGTCGATAGAAGATGCCTTTAAGGTCATCATCTCTGGAGGTATCGTTGCTCCTAATACACTGATACCACCTTTAGTTGTTCCCAAAGAACGTATCGAATCTCCACTACAGTAAAAAGGAGCGATTGACTAGTTTTGAATTTTAAGTTTTGAGTTTTGAATTGAAGAAAATAACTCAACACTCATAACTCTCTTAAGCTCAGCACTTCACGACTCCGCAACTTCCTCTGCTTCTCTGCTTTCCCTGTCTAAACCCCCAAACCAATAAATTATGCAACCTCGTAGAATTGCCCGTGAACTTGCTTTACTAAGCTTGAGCCAACTACCAAGCTCGCCAGAGAAGCTCGAAACGCAACAACTGTCAAACATGGTATTGGCAGCAGTTAGAACCTTGACAACCGAAGTCCAAGATAATCTGACGACTGCAGCAGCTGAGCTACAACGTGCCAGCGATCGCCTATTAAGCAGCGAAACAAGAGCTGGTGATTTACATACTTCTAGATCGCTGGTAGACGAATCCATTCAACTGACTCAAAGTGCAATTAATCGAGTTGGTGCAGCACTTGAGCTACCAGAACTCATTCAACTGGCAAACCAACCAGACTTTGACGTTCGTACCTACGCGCTCCAAATTGTCCGAGCAGTTAATATTCATCGTCCAGAAATTGATCAAAAGCTTAACGATGCCTTAGTCGATTGGCAAGTATCTCGCCTAGCACGAATTGACCGCGACTTACTCCGCATTGCAGTAGCAGAAATACTGTACTTAGGTGTTCCAAATCGCGTCGCAATTAATGAAGCAGTAGAACTTGCTAAGCGTTACAGTGGAGACGAAGGACACCGCTTTATTAATGGTGTTCTCCGCCGGATTAGCGAACAAGCACAAGCAGCTTATCCAAAATCTTAGCGGTAGCATCTCGCCTGCATCTGCCGCCGCCTCGACAAGGCTTACTTGTTTTAGCCTTATGCAGCATCCAGAGGTTTTGCTCACCTGCGTGGCACTAACTCTTGTATAGCTCAAGCTATACCCAGGCAGACTCCCAGCCTTCCGCAGGAGTATATTCTATTACTTTACGTCCAGCAATCATGCTTACATGTACGAAGCAGCGGATTTGTGGCTTTCCAGTTGGCGAAGTGGACATTACCCGTTTTCTTACGCCCTGGCAGGTCAGCGACCACAAGTATATTCTCATACATTGGATGAGAAGTAAAGTTTCTACCCGTAATTCATCCCACCGATAAATTGGGGGAATTCTCACGGTTAATAGTTAAATAATAGTTGATGTCTGCTATTTAACTAGTCTGTTCTAGCTAGCAATTTACAGTAAGTGCAATGGTTTTTAATTGGTTCCGTCGTCAATTTAGTCACGAGCAAGCTGCGCCCTCAACCGAGGAACAGGCTACAACCACTCCACCAGAGGCAGAAGAATCAACAGAGGCTGAGATACAAAGTGATGCCTCAGCAGAAATCTCAGCTGACTACTTAAGTTTCGCTAAAGCAGCTTACAAAAATATTCAGCAGCGACAAGCACAAAGTGAGTCTGTTGCCGAACCTGCACCTATCGAATCGACGACAGATGAAGTTATCTCAAGCGAATCCTCAGAACCAGAGGCGACTTCAACAGAAGCCATTGTTAGTGAAACACCTACAGATGAGATAGAACCAGTCGTTGTAGCAGATGAACCAGAACCTTCTTTAAAACTAGATTCGCAAGTTGAAAATGTCAGTGAACCACCCGTAACCGAGACAGAATCAATTGTCACTGAAGATGAACCAACGGCTAGTCAAATTGAAGCAGAAGTCGTTACAGAAGATGAACCAACAGCTAATGAAACTGAGACATCACTAGAAACCCCAGCTGAATCATTACCCTTTTGGGCAAGAGCAGAAGCTGAACGACAAGCACGGCTAGAAAGACTAAAAGCAACAGCAATTGAAGAACCAGAACCAGTCTTAGCTACTACAGCAGAAACTCCACAAATCGCAGACGAAGCCTCAGACTTTAACTTAGTATTTGACGAAGGTTTTCTATGGTCAGCAGAAATTTTAGCTGCTCAAGGGCGAAAACCAGAAGATGTCTCAATAGAAGAAATTACTTGGCTCAAAAAGCTACGGCAAGGACTAGACAAAACTCGGCGCAATCTTGTCAATCAAATCAAGGCGATTGTTGGGCAAGGACCACTCAACCAAGCAGCGGTACTTGAAATTGAGGCTTTGTTGTTACAAGCTGATGTTGGAGTTGAGGCAACAGACTATATTATTAATGCCTTACAAGAACGAATTAAGCAAGAAGCACTACCTCCAGAAGTCGCGATCGCCTACCTCAAAGAAATTCTGCGAGGTATGCTCGAGCGACCATTAACCTCGCACAATGCTACTTTTGCTCCCGAAAAAGACACCCTTAATATTTGGTTAATGACAGGAGTCAATGGGGCAGGTAAAACGACAACAATCGGTAAAATTGCTCACATTGCTCAAAAATCAGGATACAACTGCTTAATTGCTGCTGCTGATACCTTCCGTGCGGCTGCTGTTGAGCAAGTAAAAATTTGGGGTTCGCGCAGTGGAGTTGAAGTTATTGCCAACCCAGGACAAAATACTGATCCAGCAGCAGTTGTCTTTGATGCAATTACAGCTGCTCAATCACGCAACATTGAGTTACTCTTAATAGACACTGCGGGGCGACTCCAAAATAAGAAAAATCTCATGGACGAACTGAGTAAAATTCGTCGCATTGTCGATAAAAAAGCTCCCTACGCCAAAATTGAATCGCTACTCGTACTCGATGCGACTCTGGGACAAAATGGTTTACGGCAAGCTGAGGTTTTTGCTCAAGCGGCTCAACTCAGTGGCGTTGTCTTAACAAAACTCGATGGCACTGCAAAAGGAGGCGTCGCGTTAGCGGTTGTGCAGCAACTCAATCTCCCGATTCGCTTTATCGGTGCAGGGGAAGGTGTTGAGGACTTACGTCCTTTCTCTAGTTATGAATTTGTCGAAGCTCTACTAAGTAGTTAATTTAGGTACAAAATATAAAATAGCTTTAGCCGAAAATACATTTTTCAGCTAAAATACTTCAACTCCAATTAAATAACCTTTATTCAAGAAAGATCGCAAAACTCATCTTATCCTTATCTTCCACTGCTAAAGTGACCCTGAGATTTATCGATGTCACTTTAGCAGCAGTTATGGTAGAACTTAATGCAAACTACAATTTTTTTGAGCAAATACTCATAAAAACTTTATAAAACAACTGTATTTTATTGTTGCAGTCATTATACTACACAAAAGACATGCGCTTCCTCGCTCAATGTAGTGAGCAATACATTTTCATCTATACTAAGTCGAGATGATTTTTGCTTCCTCACTTAATGGCTAAAATCCTCAGGTAAGAAAATAAAGATGGTGTCTGTGCCTCAACCTTCTTCACACCCCACTGCTGACCGCGATAGCAACGCTAATACTGATGCCACTCCTATTTTGGCACTCAAGCAACTTGTCGCGCGTCTGCATAAGGAACAGCACAAGATCCACGATTTACTTGGTTCTCTAGGATTTGCCCTGAGAAGCTTCAGTAATCTTAATCAGTTTTTAGAACTCATTCCGTTGATGGCAACACGAGTGACGGATGCTGATGGCGGTGCACTAGTTTTGTTTAAGCCTAATGGTCAAGTACGACTAGAAAGACTTCACTGTCAAGATAGTCATCAAAGTAAAAATATCCGCAAAGCACTAGAAACCGCAATCAGTGTCGTTACAGCTTCTTTAACGACTGCTACCGGAATTGTTCCAACTACTGCTACAGCTGCTTTAGATGACCAAGTTAGTCGATACTTAGGTTCAGAAATTCAACTATTTGGTACAACAGTTTTTGTGAAACAAGTAGAACGCGGGCGACTGTATGTTTTTAGCAGTAATCCAGAATATAGTTGGGCAGAAAGTAGGCAAAAGTTAGTCCGCCTTGTTGCAGATTTAACTGCGGTTGCTGTTGAAAATGATGAGTTGACCGCAGAACTGCGCAAAAAAGAACGCATGAACCGAGAATTGGAAATCGGTGCAGAAATTCAACTGAGACTACTACCACGCCAATGTCCTAAAATTCCTGGAATTACTTTAGCTGCCCGCTGTCAACCAGCAAGTCATATAGGCGGAGATTATTATGATTTTATTCCAACAAACTGCCATCCAAATCAAGTAGCGCTCGGTAGTGAAAACGACCCTTGTCGTTGGGGAATTGTCATTGGCGATGTTATGGGAAAAGGCGTTCCAGCAGGGTTATTGATGACAATGACGCAGGGAATGTTACGAACAGAAGTTCCTAACGGAAATTCTCCTGCACAGATTCTCCAAAAATTAAATCGGGTAATTTATGCAGATTTAGAAAATTCTCACCGCTTTATTACTTTGTTTTGTTCCGCCTACGATCCCCAAAATCAAACGCTATATTACAGCAATGCCGCACATAATCCGCCTTTGTTATGGCAAGCAGCTACGGGAAATGTCAAGCGCTTAGATACGTGGGGAATGCTGATTGGGTTAGATGCAGAAAGCCAGTACGAAAATGCCCATATTCAATTGCATCCAGGAGATACAATTATTTACTACACTGATGGCTTTACCGATGCGGCGAATCAAAGTGGCGATCGCTTCGACGAAGAAAACTTAATCCGCAAATTTTACTGGGCTTGTCAGCACTGTCAAGGACCACAAGCCATTCTTGAGTACTTATTTGAGCAAGTCTATCGCTTTATTGGTTCAGCAAATCAGAACAAAGATGACATGACACTAATTGTCTTGCAAGTTAAGAATGAGTAGCTTCTTGTGTAGGAGTGCAGAGGAGCTTGAGAGAGTTACTCGTAAAGAGTGTTGAGCTTAAGAGAGTTCTGAGTTCTGAGTGTTGAGTTATGAGTTATTTTCTAATGCCTCCGGCACGCTGCGCGAACAATTCAAAACGTGCTAACGCACCGCTACGCTAACAAAACTCAAAATTCAAAACTCAAAACTGTTCTCTAGCCACTTGGCACTTGCTACTTACTACTTGCCACTAACCACCAGTTACTAGTCACGAACTTTTGAGAAAAAAGCAGATTTAGTAACAGCAATTTAAAGTTAGTTACTCATATCATCTTATTTTCGGTCAAAATCTTATTTTGATGAAACTGATGAATTTGAGTGAAGGAAAAGAAATTAGCTGTGAATCAACAAAAAACATGGAGCCAGCGATTTGAATCAGCGCTACACCCTGCGATCGCTCGCTTCAATGCTAGTATCGGCTTTGATATTGAATTAATCGAATACGACATCACAGGTTCAATTGCCCATGCCAAAATGCTGGGACACACAGGAATCATTTCACTAGAAGAAACTACACAACTCGTTACAGGTTTAGAACAAATTCGCCAAGAATACCGGCAGGGACATTTCACTCCAGGGATAGATGCCGAGGATGTTCATTTTGCTGTTGAACGACGCTTAACCGAAATTGTCGGAGATGTTGGCAAAAAACTGCACACCGCGCGATCGCGTAACGATCAAGTTGGAACTGATATTCGGCTTTATTTACGCGACCAAATTGGGCAGATCCGCCAAGCTATCCGCGAATTTCAAGGTGTTCTCCTCGATTTAGCCGAAACTAACATTCAAACGCTCATTCCTGGCTACACGCACCTGCAACGCGCCCAGCCTGTAAGTTTAGCGCATCATCTCATGGCGTACTTTCAGATGGCACAGCGCGACTGGGAACGATTAGGAGATGTTAATCGGCGCGTCAATATCTCACCGCTAGGAAGTGGAGCATTAGCCGGAACAACTTTCCCGATTGATCGACATTTCACAGCGGAACTCTTGCAATTTGAACGAGTTTATGCTAATAGCATGGATGCAGTAAGTGATCGCGACTTTGCAATCGAATTTCTCGCCAGCGCTAGCATCATTATGGTTCACCTCAGCCGTCTTTCAGAAGAGGTCATTCTTTGGTCATCGCAGGAATTTAGCTTTGTCAAGCTTAAAGATAGTTGTGCTACAGGTTCTAGCATTATGCCCCAAAAGAAAAACCCCGATGTTCCAGAACTGGTGCGGGGCAAAACTGGGAGAGTCTGCGGTCATCTCCAAGCACTACTTGTTTTAATGAAGGGTTTGCCTTTAGCTTATAACAAAGACTTGCAAGATGACAAAGAAGCCATTTTTGATACAGTCAAAACTGTCAAAGCTTGCTTAGAGGCAATGACCATTTTGCTACGAGAAGGCTTAGAATTTTCTACCCCGCGTCTAGCCGCAGCAGTCGCTGAAGATTTTTCTAATGCCACTGATGTTGCCGATTATTTAGCAACACGAGGAGTTCCCTTCCGTGAAGCTTACAACCTTGTCGGCAAAGTTGTTAAAACTTGCATCACTGCGGGGAAGCTCCTCAGAGATTTGAGCTTAGAGGAGTGGAAAGCTTTACATCCTGCATTTGAGCAAGATATTTATCAAGCGATCGCTCCTCAACAGGTCGTTGCTGCTCGCAACAGCTACGGGGGAACTGGTTTTGAACAAGTGAGTCAAGCAATTTCTGCTGCTCGTCAGCTCGTGAGTG
This genomic interval carries:
- the argH gene encoding argininosuccinate lyase: MNQQKTWSQRFESALHPAIARFNASIGFDIELIEYDITGSIAHAKMLGHTGIISLEETTQLVTGLEQIRQEYRQGHFTPGIDAEDVHFAVERRLTEIVGDVGKKLHTARSRNDQVGTDIRLYLRDQIGQIRQAIREFQGVLLDLAETNIQTLIPGYTHLQRAQPVSLAHHLMAYFQMAQRDWERLGDVNRRVNISPLGSGALAGTTFPIDRHFTAELLQFERVYANSMDAVSDRDFAIEFLASASIIMVHLSRLSEEVILWSSQEFSFVKLKDSCATGSSIMPQKKNPDVPELVRGKTGRVCGHLQALLVLMKGLPLAYNKDLQDDKEAIFDTVKTVKACLEAMTILLREGLEFSTPRLAAAVAEDFSNATDVADYLATRGVPFREAYNLVGKVVKTCITAGKLLRDLSLEEWKALHPAFEQDIYQAIAPQQVVAARNSYGGTGFEQVSQAISAARQLVSVEDTSATTATGQISAE